The genomic region AGTCGTATCTTCTCTTAAGCTGCACATCCACGTCTGCCCAAGCTTGCTCTGATGTGTTTCTAAGTTTAACGAGTCCGTTGTAGATAGTTACTGCAGCAACTGCTACAGCTACGATTATTGCTAGAATAATTAGGGTCATTCTAATCTCCTATACAAACCATTTTAGGTGGGTAAGAAAGATAATGATAATTATTAATCTAAAATGCCCTATAAATCAATCTATGCTAGAGGATTAAAGACTAAGCCAGAAAGTATCTTTGGGTAAAAATATGTTGTCTTCTGAGGCATCCTGTCTCCTGTCATAACCACATCGAAAATATCACTCGCCCTGAGCTCTGGGAGTATAAATGCTACTTCGTATTCGCCGCTCTTTGTTAAAGAGACAGCTTCGTCTAAAAACTTTGTAAAGAAAAAGTCATCATCAATAATCTTTCCAAAAACCTCATTATGAAGAATTGTTACAGCTAGTCCCTCTATATCCTGATTTTTTGGAGATATTCTGTAAACAGTATCCGGATCTTTGGTGAGTATAGTAAACTCTTTATATCCAATATTAGAAACTCCCTCATCAAACGGCACTTTCTCTATATTGAAATTTTCACTCAGCCTATTTAGAAAAGTCTCTAGATCCATTCCCAAGCTCTTAACTGCCCTGTGGGTTGGGTTAATAATTAGACCCTCATCTTCGGCATTTGATAGAAACATCATGACATACTCATGGGGACTATCTTCAGAGCTATCTCCATTTTCTGCTCTTTGAATGTTTCTATACTCAAGTGCGGTTTCATAGCGGTGGTGGCCATCTGCAATAAGAAAACTTTTATCCAAAAGGTGATTGCTTATAAATGATATGGTGTCTGGATCAGATATCTTCCACATCATATTTCTAACGCCGTCCTCGTTTGTAACATCAAATATAGGCTCACCTGTCAGCTTTTCGTCCAAAAGCTTTTCTATAACAATCTCTGGGTCAGAATAAACTGAGAAAACAGGACTCATATTGGCCTTGCAAGCGGTGTTTAGTTTTAATCTGTCTTTTTTATGCTTTGGGAATGTTCTTTCGTGAGGGAGAATTTTTTTAGTATCAAAATCCTCAACCTTAACAGCGGCTAAAAACCCTTTTCTTGTAAGCTTTTTGCCGCCCTCTTCAAACTCCTGGTAGTAGGGATATATGCTTGGCTCATCATCGCGCGTCAATATATCCTGTCCTATCCAATCTCTAAAGGTACTTGCCGCTTTTTCATACTTGGTATCTCCATCGCCCTTAGAGAGAATTAGTCTAATCACATTATAAGGGTCTTTTTCATACAGCTCGTCTTGCTCTTTTGAGTTAATTACATCATATGGGGGCGCTAGCACTTTTCCAAAGTCATCTATTTTGTCTGGATTGTATCTGATACCTCTAAATCCTTTAACTGTGGCCATCAATATACTCCTTAAGTGTGTTTGGGTCTACATCGCCATCCCTTAGAATTTCGGGCGGATCAAGCGTTAAATCTACAATAGTAGAGCCTTTAGATTCTCGAATCTTACCAGAGTCGACTATAAGGTCAACTTTGCCGTTAAAAGTGTCAAAAAGCTCTTTTGGATCATTCAAATTTGGTCCCCCGCTGATGTTTGCGCTGGTTGATGTAAGCGGCTCATTAAAGCGCTCAAATAGGCCAAGCATAAATGGGTGAGATGAGATTCTGACGGCTATTTTCCCTGATCCAAATGTAATTTTTTCCGGCAGATCTGCTATTTGATCAAGAATCATAGTTAGCTTTCCCGGCCAGAATTGCTCAGCAAGTATAGAAGCTAAAGGGCTTACTCTTACGAGCTTTGATGCCATATCTATGTCTTTTACCAATAATGGTATGGGTTTCCCCACAGGTCTTCCCTTCGCCTCAAATATATTCTCAACAGCATTATTGTTAGAAGCAAGAGCACCTACGCCATAAAGTGTTTCAGTCGGATAGATGATCACGCCCCCGCCTCTTAGAGTTGAGGCCGACTTATTTATGCAATCAGGATCGTTTAGTGAAATTAACTCGGTTTGGGTCATGGCATTTACGTTTCAAAATAATAACTGCTAAATTTCGCCCCTTCCAGCGTAAGGTTGACAAATTATTACATATAGTTATCTTAATTTGGATATTTGTATGGGGCAAATACTCCGGAAGGGTTGATCTCCTACCAGTACAAATCAAACAAAAATATTTTAATCTTGACACGAAGATATTCGTGCTTAGTTTAAAAAGAATTAATAACACTAAGGAGGAAGTATGTAATGAAGGTAAGACCACTACACGACAAGGTTCTAGTAGAAGTAGTTGAAGCTGAAGAAAAAACCAAGGGCGGCATTATTATCCCCGAGACCGCCGCTGAAAAACCACAAGAAGGAAAAGTTATTGCAGTAGGCACAGGAATTATACTTCCTGACGGTAATATCAAACCACTTGACGTTAAAAAGGGAGATA from Thermodesulfobacteriota bacterium harbors:
- a CDS encoding L-threonylcarbamoyladenylate synthase; translated protein: MTQTELISLNDPDCINKSASTLRGGGVIIYPTETLYGVGALASNNNAVENIFEAKGRPVGKPIPLLVKDIDMASKLVRVSPLASILAEQFWPGKLTMILDQIADLPEKITFGSGKIAVRISSHPFMLGLFERFNEPLTSTSANISGGPNLNDPKELFDTFNGKVDLIVDSGKIRESKGSTIVDLTLDPPEILRDGDVDPNTLKEYIDGHS
- a CDS encoding co-chaperone GroES: MKVRPLHDKVLVEVVEAEEKTKGGIIIPETAAEKPQEGKVIAVGTGIILPDGNIKPLDVKKGDKILFGNYGVIPIKVDGDEYLIVGEDAILAIVT
- a CDS encoding DUF1015 domain-containing protein; this translates as MATVKGFRGIRYNPDKIDDFGKVLAPPYDVINSKEQDELYEKDPYNVIRLILSKGDGDTKYEKAASTFRDWIGQDILTRDDEPSIYPYYQEFEEGGKKLTRKGFLAAVKVEDFDTKKILPHERTFPKHKKDRLKLNTACKANMSPVFSVYSDPEIVIEKLLDEKLTGEPIFDVTNEDGVRNMMWKISDPDTISFISNHLLDKSFLIADGHHRYETALEYRNIQRAENGDSSEDSPHEYVMMFLSNAEDEGLIINPTHRAVKSLGMDLETFLNRLSENFNIEKVPFDEGVSNIGYKEFTILTKDPDTVYRISPKNQDIEGLAVTILHNEVFGKIIDDDFFFTKFLDEAVSLTKSGEYEVAFILPELRASDIFDVVMTGDRMPQKTTYFYPKILSGLVFNPLA